A window of Haloarcula sp. H-GB4 contains these coding sequences:
- a CDS encoding hydrolase, producing MSLEWRGAAVAPDDEMPSPEAWKPVSVPGRPEQFAGAEAVAYETTFSDPRDESDAHALLVLSGTYAHTRVWCNDELLTSHDAYFEPLRVRLPESEEYRIVVECRAPEDRFGGLHATDQLPPERCVPGVWWDATLETRPDPCVSELSVQPQLSEADVTDASVDVSATILTDEPLDDRITLSLRPEGDVRGGGMMDRARVSTDEETTTVAYTMDVRDPSLWWPHDRGEQSRYVLRAKLGDDEHSVTTGLRTVSYDGGLRVNGEDVPVRGVTLLDPTAEDVERAVDANANLVRVRAQGTPPEVARTCDDHGVLLWQDLPLSGPEPFDTERGTALAARLNATYAQHPSFAAVSVHDEPVTPYADGLGSGFLDRLRFRWRSWRTGYDSTDAESVSSAVDSVPTFPVVGPPGIDPDAVTLYPGWRYGDAADLPWLYSRFNVSDVVAGFGAGALGTPDPGDSPGFDSACHDRHVDGGVEASQAYQASVVRGVAETLRRRNAPLVIVDSLRDVGDAGMGLLAADGTEKEAFSVLADSYEPTQVVLSNAAPGEQDIVVLHDRPEKADLTVEWDCNGNREQAEHTVGPFARVTVDTLILSADDDVTLAATDGQTVVKNEYRISE from the coding sequence TCGCCGGTGCCGAGGCCGTGGCCTACGAAACGACGTTCTCGGACCCGCGGGACGAGAGCGACGCACACGCCCTGCTTGTACTGAGCGGAACGTACGCGCACACACGCGTGTGGTGCAACGATGAGTTGCTCACCAGCCACGACGCCTACTTCGAGCCGCTTCGGGTCCGACTCCCCGAAAGCGAGGAGTACCGGATCGTCGTGGAGTGTCGCGCGCCCGAGGACCGCTTCGGCGGTTTGCACGCGACTGACCAGCTTCCGCCGGAACGCTGTGTCCCGGGCGTTTGGTGGGACGCGACCCTTGAAACCCGACCGGACCCATGTGTGAGCGAACTCTCGGTCCAACCACAGCTGTCGGAAGCGGACGTAACCGACGCGTCGGTGGACGTGTCGGCGACCATCCTGACTGACGAGCCACTTGACGACCGGATTACGCTCTCGCTTCGGCCGGAGGGTGACGTTCGTGGCGGCGGGATGATGGACCGGGCCCGCGTCTCGACCGACGAGGAGACGACGACGGTGGCCTACACGATGGACGTGCGCGATCCGTCGCTGTGGTGGCCCCACGACCGCGGTGAACAGTCCCGCTACGTGCTCAGGGCAAAACTCGGCGACGACGAGCACTCGGTGACGACGGGACTCCGTACCGTTTCGTACGACGGTGGCCTGCGGGTCAACGGCGAAGATGTGCCGGTTCGCGGCGTGACGCTGCTGGACCCGACCGCTGAGGACGTCGAGCGGGCCGTCGACGCCAATGCAAATCTGGTTCGGGTACGGGCGCAGGGGACGCCGCCCGAAGTGGCCCGGACCTGTGACGACCACGGCGTCCTGCTCTGGCAGGACCTCCCGTTGTCAGGCCCCGAGCCGTTCGACACTGAGCGGGGCACTGCCCTCGCGGCTCGGCTCAATGCGACCTACGCACAGCATCCCAGTTTCGCGGCGGTCAGTGTTCACGACGAGCCAGTGACTCCGTACGCTGACGGACTGGGCTCCGGGTTCCTCGACAGGCTTCGCTTCCGGTGGCGTTCTTGGCGTACCGGCTACGACAGCACGGACGCCGAGTCGGTGTCGTCGGCTGTCGACTCCGTCCCGACGTTCCCGGTCGTCGGCCCGCCCGGAATCGACCCCGATGCGGTCACGTTGTACCCGGGGTGGCGGTACGGCGATGCAGCAGACCTCCCATGGCTCTATTCCAGATTCAACGTCAGCGATGTCGTTGCCGGCTTTGGCGCCGGTGCGCTGGGAACGCCGGACCCAGGCGATAGTCCCGGATTCGATAGCGCCTGCCACGACCGCCACGTTGACGGTGGAGTTGAAGCATCACAGGCGTATCAGGCCAGTGTCGTCCGCGGGGTTGCTGAGACGCTCCGGCGACGCAACGCACCGCTCGTCATCGTTGATAGCCTCCGAGATGTCGGTGACGCCGGCATGGGTCTGCTCGCCGCTGACGGGACCGAGAAGGAGGCATTCAGTGTTCTCGCCGACAGCTACGAGCCCACGCAGGTGGTGCTCTCGAATGCAGCGCCCGGCGAGCAAGATATTGTTGTCCTCCACGACCGTCCAGAAAAAGCGGACCTCACCGTCGAATGGGACTGCAACGGAAACCGCGAACAGGCCGAACACACGGTCGGCCCGTTTGCCCGCGTCACCGTCGACACACTCATTCTTTCAGCCGATGACGATGTGACGCTTGCCGCCACCGACGGCCAGACTGTCGTGAAAAACGAGTACCGTATTAGCGAGTAA
- a CDS encoding coiled-coil protein, producing the protein MADSIDESKNVTVTEEDLENKSKGELIKLAGQLRDRRNELNQMASERASARDDLNAKTREKVDEAQEHREKRDELNEQVQEHKDQRNELNAEANELFDKVDNLKNDLELDEGTSVEQLKEEIEDLEFKQQTEVLSSEDEKELIEKIETKREKLQEKQEKLDQGGDLEELKEEAEEVRSEASKHHQKVTELADEAQKHHNEMIEAYREADEIRDEADEKHEEFVDAQEAADQHHEDFVRVQKRLRELDKKEEEQERSQREEKQEAAREEAEEIYQKFKEGETLDTEDLMKLQKAGKL; encoded by the coding sequence ATGGCAGACTCGATAGACGAATCAAAGAACGTTACAGTAACAGAAGAGGATCTTGAAAACAAATCGAAAGGCGAGCTTATCAAACTCGCCGGCCAGCTTCGTGACCGACGAAACGAGCTGAACCAGATGGCATCCGAGCGGGCCTCTGCCCGCGACGACCTGAACGCGAAGACTCGCGAGAAGGTCGACGAAGCCCAAGAACACCGCGAGAAGCGCGACGAGCTCAACGAGCAGGTCCAGGAACACAAAGACCAGCGTAACGAGCTCAATGCGGAAGCGAACGAGCTGTTCGACAAGGTCGACAACCTGAAAAACGACCTCGAACTCGACGAGGGGACGTCAGTCGAACAACTCAAAGAGGAAATCGAAGACCTCGAATTCAAGCAACAGACCGAGGTGCTCTCCTCGGAAGACGAAAAGGAGCTCATCGAGAAGATCGAGACCAAGCGCGAAAAGCTCCAGGAGAAACAGGAGAAGCTCGATCAGGGCGGCGACCTCGAAGAGCTCAAAGAGGAAGCGGAAGAGGTCCGCTCGGAAGCCTCAAAGCACCACCAGAAGGTCACGGAACTGGCCGACGAGGCCCAGAAGCACCACAACGAGATGATCGAGGCCTACCGCGAGGCCGACGAGATCCGTGACGAGGCCGACGAGAAGCACGAAGAATTCGTCGATGCCCAGGAAGCGGCCGACCAGCATCACGAAGACTTCGTCCGCGTCCAGAAGCGCCTCCGCGAACTCGACAAGAAGGAAGAAGAGCAGGAGCGCTCCCAGCGCGAGGAGAAGCAGGAAGCCGCTCGCGAGGAAGCCGAGGAGATTTATCAGAAGTTCAAGGAAGGCGAAACCCTCGACACCGAGGACCTGATGAAGCTCCAGAAGGCCGGCAAGCTGTAA
- a CDS encoding LysE family translocator, with amino-acid sequence MHHSFGLLQLGALSLVPTALGGVLFGLALAAPPGPMNAVIAEESALRGWRAGFFAGLGAMTADACFLVLAVLGAATVITETPGVQRVMVGAGGLLMLWFAYGAVQEANTVVTEGDSSVTAGDSRGFRKALVLALTNPYQVIFWLTVGIGLLEPGVVDVSSYVPAVGTDTLTIQTGHPVLLGGFFGGIGLWITGFPAAIVAARTRIERLAPLIAWVSAAVLAGTGVLFLLRAL; translated from the coding sequence ATGCATCACTCATTCGGCCTGCTCCAGCTCGGCGCGCTCTCGCTCGTCCCGACAGCCCTCGGTGGGGTCCTGTTCGGCCTCGCACTAGCTGCGCCGCCAGGCCCGATGAACGCCGTTATCGCCGAGGAAAGCGCCTTGCGGGGCTGGCGGGCCGGCTTCTTCGCCGGTCTCGGCGCGATGACCGCTGACGCCTGTTTCCTCGTGCTCGCCGTGCTCGGTGCCGCCACAGTCATCACCGAGACGCCGGGCGTTCAACGCGTGATGGTCGGTGCCGGCGGGCTCCTGATGCTCTGGTTTGCCTACGGCGCAGTTCAGGAAGCCAATACAGTCGTTACCGAGGGGGACTCGTCAGTCACGGCTGGGGATAGCCGTGGCTTTCGCAAGGCCCTCGTCTTGGCGCTGACAAATCCCTATCAGGTCATCTTCTGGCTCACCGTCGGCATCGGCCTCCTCGAACCCGGTGTGGTCGACGTGTCGTCGTACGTGCCTGCGGTCGGGACTGACACGCTAACGATACAAACCGGTCATCCGGTGCTATTAGGTGGGTTTTTCGGCGGTATCGGCCTCTGGATTACGGGGTTTCCGGCAGCGATTGTTGCTGCGAGAACGCGTATCGAACGGCTCGCACCGCTGATCGCGTGGGTCAGCGCCGCTGTTCTCGCCGGGACTGGCGTCCTGTTCCTGCTACGAGCGCTATGA
- a CDS encoding HD domain-containing protein: MGVEIRESPVSADAFEEMKEFVHDYLAASVENEEEGGRMRWYPWHSAEYRFNHILNVVDIATKIARKEGANVDVTRVAALFHDIAKLEAEQDLHAEAGARIAREYLRAHGDYPESFIEQVCSAVEVHSYQGPLDDLPLEVQCLIEADILDKVGANGTALMLLRMGYESRTHMDAAEMVDRVIERGEDARERVESDTAESIVHQRLKRTRWFQEWLTMEVADMAVEDDLDDVATGMGDS; this comes from the coding sequence GTGGGCGTCGAGATTAGGGAGTCACCTGTCTCAGCCGACGCGTTCGAGGAAATGAAGGAATTCGTCCACGACTATCTCGCGGCGAGTGTCGAAAACGAAGAAGAGGGCGGCCGTATGCGTTGGTACCCGTGGCACTCCGCGGAGTACCGCTTCAACCACATCCTCAACGTCGTCGACATCGCGACAAAAATCGCCCGCAAGGAGGGGGCGAACGTGGACGTGACTCGCGTGGCAGCGCTGTTTCACGACATCGCAAAACTGGAAGCCGAGCAAGACCTCCATGCGGAAGCCGGCGCTCGGATCGCACGCGAGTATCTGCGGGCACACGGTGACTACCCCGAATCGTTTATCGAACAGGTCTGCTCCGCCGTTGAGGTCCATTCGTACCAGGGGCCGCTGGACGACCTGCCCCTAGAAGTACAGTGTCTCATTGAGGCGGATATCCTGGATAAGGTCGGCGCGAACGGGACCGCCCTGATGCTGTTGCGTATGGGCTATGAGTCCCGGACGCACATGGACGCAGCCGAGATGGTCGACCGTGTCATCGAACGCGGTGAGGACGCACGCGAACGCGTCGAGAGCGACACAGCAGAGTCTATCGTCCACCAGCGACTCAAGCGGACCCGCTGGTTCCAAGAGTGGCTGACGATGGAAGTCGCGGATATGGCTGTCGAAGACGATCTTGACGACGTGGCGACCGGGATGGGCGACTCATAG
- a CDS encoding GNAT family N-acetyltransferase: MKIREAVPSDRPAIRDVARRSLEASYSLGPKAITSAIEEWYDEDRINEILSEESNRLILVGEQDGQVVGLSESVLSGDSIGTILWLHVDPAYRDEGIGSALFDETHRELHDRGAETLQGRVLADNVEGNNFYEDRGFERAGTGEVDIAGRTYVENLYTDADELGRERITGDGRTVYVDHNNHESGSMAPFHVVHVTEEGSDRYGYFCSNCETLANAMDSMGRIECDNCGNVRKPMRWDAAYL; encoded by the coding sequence ATGAAAATCAGGGAGGCAGTGCCGTCGGACCGGCCGGCTATCCGTGACGTGGCGCGTCGCTCGTTAGAGGCGTCGTACTCGCTGGGACCGAAGGCGATTACAAGCGCTATCGAGGAGTGGTACGACGAAGATCGTATCAACGAAATACTCAGTGAAGAGAGTAATCGGTTGATTCTCGTCGGCGAACAGGACGGGCAGGTGGTCGGCCTCTCAGAGAGCGTTCTGTCGGGCGACAGTATCGGGACGATTCTCTGGTTGCACGTCGACCCGGCATACCGCGACGAGGGGATCGGGTCAGCGCTGTTCGATGAGACCCACCGGGAACTCCATGACCGCGGCGCTGAGACACTCCAGGGGCGCGTGCTGGCCGACAACGTCGAAGGCAACAACTTCTACGAGGACCGCGGTTTCGAACGCGCTGGCACGGGTGAAGTCGACATCGCTGGACGGACCTACGTCGAGAACCTCTACACCGATGCAGACGAACTCGGTCGTGAGCGGATAACTGGCGATGGTCGGACAGTCTATGTCGATCATAACAACCACGAGTCCGGGTCGATGGCGCCGTTCCACGTGGTCCACGTCACAGAGGAAGGCAGCGATCGCTATGGCTACTTCTGCAGTAACTGCGAGACGCTGGCGAACGCGATGGACTCAATGGGCCGCATCGAATGTGACAACTGCGGGAACGTTCGCAAGCCGATGCGCTGGGACGCCGCCTACCTGTAA
- a CDS encoding metal-dependent transcriptional regulator, which produces MNTQAQYLKAIYLTQQQEDGPASTGDVADMLDVSPASANEMIGKLENRGLLNHEKYKGVDLTDDGIAQAREALQNYCIIERFLIEVLEVEEFRAEAKQLEGVIDETVADRLDTIIDRKPQCPDCFDPEGDVCGLLEVEAEVTSD; this is translated from the coding sequence ATGAACACGCAGGCCCAGTATCTGAAAGCGATCTATCTCACGCAGCAACAAGAAGACGGTCCAGCATCCACTGGCGACGTGGCTGATATGCTTGATGTCAGCCCGGCGAGTGCCAACGAGATGATCGGCAAACTCGAAAACCGGGGGCTGCTGAACCACGAGAAGTACAAAGGTGTCGATCTCACTGATGACGGTATCGCACAGGCTCGTGAGGCGCTCCAGAACTACTGTATCATCGAGCGGTTCCTCATCGAAGTGCTCGAGGTCGAAGAGTTCCGAGCCGAGGCAAAGCAACTGGAGGGCGTCATCGACGAAACAGTCGCTGATCGCCTCGATACGATCATCGACCGTAAACCACAGTGTCCCGACTGTTTCGACCCCGAGGGTGATGTCTGTGGCCTCCTCGAAGTAGAGGCCGAAGTCACCAGCGATTGA
- a CDS encoding ferritin-like domain-containing protein, with protein sequence MSLTQPVASDHQLARLLQIGIVLEEVVEARSAKHAEETSGEHEQAVLDLLEHAETESAEHRRQLESLIDDLEADTVPFEEIEMLVEAQYEADKDFDGVLYDQLCNEETAYKFYDDLIEAIEASDVTFTIDRERLLAVLSDIREDEAAGVEDVTDLMEDYQ encoded by the coding sequence GTGAGTCTCACACAGCCGGTGGCGTCCGACCATCAGCTCGCCCGGCTGCTACAGATTGGCATCGTCCTCGAAGAGGTCGTCGAGGCACGGTCGGCCAAGCACGCCGAGGAAACGAGCGGTGAGCACGAGCAGGCGGTACTCGACCTCCTCGAACACGCTGAGACGGAGTCAGCTGAGCACCGCCGGCAACTGGAGTCGCTCATCGACGACCTCGAAGCGGACACTGTCCCGTTCGAAGAAATCGAGATGCTGGTCGAGGCCCAGTACGAAGCCGACAAGGACTTTGATGGCGTGCTGTATGACCAGCTTTGTAACGAGGAGACGGCGTACAAGTTCTACGACGACCTCATCGAAGCAATCGAGGCATCGGACGTGACATTCACCATCGACCGCGAGCGGTTGCTTGCTGTGCTATCGGATATCCGCGAGGACGAGGCGGCGGGTGTCGAAGACGTGACTGACCTGATGGAGGACTATCAATGA
- the sufD gene encoding Fe-S cluster assembly protein SufD — MSTQVHANLTEAQVEQISDDLGEPEWLLETRKDALAALEDLEMPDVIRTPGRTWTNLDALEYESLVDPLDYAQDKDRVDAEGVEVLSWSEALDEHADLVEDHFGSVVDPQRDYLTALSTALFSAGTVVYVPEGVDAEDVKIRTTMNSQSLFNYTLVLAEESSSVTILERQGTGETTDADQYYSGIVEVVAEENAYVQYGALQNLSEETYNFQVKRGHADTYATVNWIDGNIGSRLTKSNVETRLLGDSSESQILGAFFGHEDQHFDIASRVWHEAEHTIADLVTRGVLDNDARSVYEGVQDVGREAWDTSSYQRENTLMLSDDSEADASPKLIINNHDTEASHSATVGQVDAEDMFYMTSRGVDPERAKNMLVEGFYVPVLEEVQVDELREDLDQLIYERLRE; from the coding sequence ATGAGTACGCAGGTACACGCCAATCTCACAGAGGCCCAGGTAGAACAGATTTCAGACGATCTCGGCGAGCCCGAGTGGCTGCTCGAGACGCGAAAGGACGCGCTCGCAGCGCTCGAGGATCTGGAGATGCCGGATGTCATCCGGACGCCGGGTCGCACCTGGACGAATCTGGACGCGCTCGAATATGAGTCGCTGGTCGACCCGCTCGACTACGCACAGGACAAGGACCGCGTCGACGCAGAGGGCGTCGAAGTGCTGTCCTGGAGCGAAGCGCTCGACGAGCACGCGGACCTCGTCGAGGACCACTTCGGCAGCGTCGTTGACCCGCAGCGAGACTACCTCACCGCGCTGTCGACGGCCCTGTTCTCGGCTGGGACAGTCGTCTACGTCCCTGAGGGCGTTGACGCCGAGGACGTGAAGATCCGGACGACGATGAACAGCCAGTCGCTGTTCAACTACACGCTCGTCCTCGCTGAGGAGTCCTCGTCAGTGACGATCCTCGAACGTCAGGGGACCGGCGAGACAACTGACGCTGATCAGTACTACTCCGGTATTGTCGAGGTCGTCGCCGAGGAGAACGCCTACGTCCAGTACGGCGCGCTCCAGAACCTCTCAGAGGAGACCTACAACTTCCAGGTCAAGCGCGGCCACGCCGACACCTACGCCACGGTCAACTGGATCGACGGCAACATCGGCTCCCGCCTGACCAAGTCCAACGTCGAAACCCGACTCTTGGGTGACTCCTCCGAATCACAGATTCTGGGTGCGTTCTTCGGCCACGAGGACCAGCACTTCGACATCGCGTCGCGTGTCTGGCACGAGGCCGAGCACACCATCGCCGATCTCGTCACCCGCGGCGTCCTCGACAACGACGCCCGCTCGGTGTACGAAGGCGTTCAGGATGTCGGACGCGAAGCTTGGGACACGTCGTCGTACCAGCGTGAGAACACGCTCATGCTCTCCGACGACTCCGAGGCCGACGCGTCGCCGAAGCTCATCATCAACAACCACGACACCGAGGCCTCCCACTCCGCAACGGTCGGGCAGGTCGACGCAGAGGACATGTTCTACATGACCTCCCGCGGTGTCGACCCGGAGCGAGCGAAGAACATGCTCGTCGAAGGGTTCTATGTCCCGGTACTCGAAGAAGTGCAGGTCGACGAACTCCGCGAGGACCTCGACCAGCTGATCTACGAGCGGCTTCGTGAGTGA
- the sufB gene encoding Fe-S cluster assembly protein SufB: protein MSSDQDHLKETDTEKRFEFKKEEKSAFEAEKGLTEETIRVISEDKDEPEWMLERRLRALEQFHEMPMPDGWPGAPDLSEVDVDEIVPYIRPDIETRGGVDDWNDLPDEIQDTFDKLGIPEAEKNALSGVGAQYESEIVYQNMQERWEDKGVIFCDMDKAVQEHEDILKEYFMTKAVPPSDNKFAALHGAIWSGGSFVYVPEDTTVDMPVQAYFRMNSDGMGQFEHTLIIAEENSEVHYIEGCSAPKYSEFNLHSGGVEVFVKENAHVQYSTVQNWSKNTYNLNTKRAICEADGTMEWVSGSMGSKATMLYPSTVLKGPGATDNHITIAMAGEGQDIDTGAKVYHNAPETKSTIESKSIAKDGGRTNYRGLVHIADGAEDSSTSVECDALMFDNESTSDTMPYMEIQESKVDVAHEATVGKIGDEDVFYLQSRGLDDDDAKQMIVAGFIEPITEELPIEYAVELNRLIELEMEGSLG, encoded by the coding sequence ATGAGTTCAGATCAAGACCACCTCAAAGAAACCGACACGGAGAAGCGCTTCGAGTTCAAGAAAGAGGAGAAGTCCGCCTTCGAAGCCGAGAAGGGCCTCACGGAGGAGACCATCCGGGTCATCTCCGAAGACAAGGACGAGCCGGAATGGATGCTCGAGCGCCGCCTTCGCGCACTCGAGCAGTTCCACGAAATGCCGATGCCGGACGGCTGGCCGGGCGCGCCCGACCTCTCCGAGGTCGACGTCGACGAGATCGTTCCGTACATCCGTCCCGATATCGAGACCCGCGGCGGGGTCGACGACTGGAATGACCTCCCTGATGAGATCCAGGACACCTTCGACAAGCTCGGCATCCCGGAAGCCGAGAAGAACGCGCTCTCGGGCGTCGGCGCACAGTACGAGTCCGAGATCGTCTACCAGAACATGCAGGAGCGCTGGGAAGACAAGGGTGTCATCTTCTGTGACATGGACAAGGCTGTCCAGGAACACGAAGACATCCTCAAAGAGTACTTCATGACCAAGGCCGTGCCGCCGAGCGACAACAAGTTCGCGGCGCTACACGGCGCTATCTGGTCCGGCGGGTCGTTCGTTTACGTCCCCGAGGACACCACGGTTGACATGCCCGTGCAGGCGTACTTCCGCATGAACTCCGACGGCATGGGCCAGTTCGAGCACACGCTCATCATCGCCGAGGAGAACTCCGAAGTTCACTACATTGAGGGCTGTTCCGCCCCGAAGTACTCCGAGTTCAATCTCCACTCCGGCGGCGTCGAAGTGTTCGTCAAGGAGAACGCCCACGTTCAGTACTCGACCGTCCAGAACTGGTCGAAGAACACGTACAACCTCAACACCAAGCGCGCCATCTGCGAGGCCGACGGCACGATGGAATGGGTCTCAGGCAGCATGGGCTCGAAGGCCACGATGCTGTACCCCTCCACCGTTCTCAAGGGTCCGGGCGCGACGGACAACCACATCACCATCGCCATGGCTGGCGAGGGGCAGGACATCGACACGGGCGCGAAGGTATATCACAACGCACCCGAAACGAAGTCCACAATCGAGTCCAAGTCCATCGCGAAGGACGGCGGCCGCACGAACTACCGCGGTCTCGTCCACATCGCTGACGGAGCCGAGGACTCCTCGACCTCCGTCGAGTGTGACGCGCTGATGTTCGACAACGAGTCCACGTCGGACACGATGCCGTACATGGAGATTCAGGAGTCCAAGGTCGACGTTGCCCACGAGGCGACCGTCGGCAAGATCGGCGACGAGGACGTCTTCTACCTCCAGTCCCGCGGACTGGACGACGACGACGCAAAGCAGATGATCGTCGCCGGCTTCATCGAGCCGATTACGGAGGAACTGCCGATTGAGTACGCCGTTGAGCTGAACCGCCTCATTGAGCTTGAGATGGAGGGGTCGCTCGGATAA
- a CDS encoding ABC transporter ATP-binding protein, whose amino-acid sequence MAKLEINNLHAEVAEEDGETILRGVNLEVESGEIHALMGPNGSGKSTTAKIIAGHPAYEVTDGEVLIHLEEDEFGDEEIPEDLRTWNLLDLEPNERAALGIFLGFQYPAEIEGVTMVNFLRTALNAKLEEREELFEDDDEEEEADAEGGDTNEDAAGYDTSPMEGNVEEGEIGVAEFQEILQEKMEQLDMDEKFASRYLNAGFSGGEKKQNEVLQAAILEPSVAVLDEIDSGLDIDRLQDVSNGINALRDEQGAGILQITHYQRILDYVEPDHVHVMLDGQIATSGGAELAEKLEDEGYDWVREEAYEAA is encoded by the coding sequence ATGGCGAAACTCGAAATCAACAATCTCCACGCAGAAGTCGCAGAAGAGGACGGTGAAACGATTCTTCGCGGTGTCAACCTCGAAGTCGAGTCCGGTGAGATCCACGCGCTGATGGGTCCCAACGGCTCGGGTAAGTCCACAACGGCGAAGATCATCGCCGGCCACCCTGCCTACGAGGTAACCGACGGCGAAGTACTGATCCACCTCGAAGAAGACGAGTTCGGTGACGAAGAGATCCCGGAGGATCTCCGAACCTGGAACCTGCTCGACCTCGAACCGAACGAGCGCGCCGCGCTCGGCATCTTCCTCGGCTTCCAGTACCCGGCCGAGATCGAAGGTGTCACGATGGTGAACTTCCTCCGCACCGCGCTCAACGCCAAGCTCGAAGAGCGCGAGGAGCTCTTCGAGGACGACGACGAGGAAGAAGAAGCCGACGCAGAGGGTGGCGACACCAACGAGGACGCTGCCGGCTACGACACCTCCCCGATGGAGGGCAACGTCGAAGAAGGCGAAATCGGTGTCGCCGAGTTCCAAGAAATCCTCCAGGAGAAGATGGAGCAGCTGGACATGGACGAGAAGTTCGCGTCCCGGTATCTCAACGCTGGCTTCTCGGGCGGCGAGAAGAAGCAAAACGAAGTCCTCCAGGCCGCGATTCTCGAGCCTTCGGTTGCCGTGCTCGACGAGATCGACTCCGGGCTGGACATTGACCGACTGCAGGACGTCTCCAACGGTATCAACGCGCTCCGTGACGAGCAGGGCGCGGGCATCCTCCAGATCACCCACTACCAGCGTATCCTCGACTACGTCGAACCCGACCACGTCCACGTGATGCTTGACGGCCAGATCGCCACCTCCGGTGGCGCTGAACTCGCCGAAAAGCTCGAAGACGAGGGATACGACTGGGTCCGAGAGGAAGCCTACGAGGCCGCGTAA